The Poecile atricapillus isolate bPoeAtr1 chromosome 32 unlocalized genomic scaffold, bPoeAtr1.hap1 SUPER_32_unloc_3, whole genome shotgun sequence genome includes a region encoding these proteins:
- the LOC131574007 gene encoding trigger factor-like isoform X2 — MVRPKPQWNFSFLWLMRMMKVRVMMMMKVRMMMMMMMMMMMMMKVSADGEAEAAVEFLLPVVDEDDGDGDEGQDDDDDEDEGEDEDDDEGQDDDDDDDDDEGQDDDEDDDDDDDEGLSRW; from the exons ATGGTGAGGCCGAAGCCGCAGTGGAATTTCTCCTTCCTGTGgttgatgaggatgatgaaggtgagggtgatgatgatgatgaaggtcaggatgatgatgatgatgatgatgatgatgatgatgatgatgaaggtcTCAGCCGATGGTGAGGCCGAAGCCGCAGTGGAATTTCTCCTTCCTGTGGTTGATGAggatgatggtgatggtgatgaaggtcaggatgatgatgatgatgaagatgaaggtgaggatgaggatgatgatgaaggtcaggatgatgatgatgatgatgatgatgatgaag gtcaggatgatgatgaggatgatgatgatgatgatgatgaaggtcTCAGCCGATGGTGA
- the LOC131574007 gene encoding trigger factor-like isoform X6 — MVRPKPQWNFSFLWLMRMMVMVMKVRMMMMMKMKVRMRMMMKVSADGEAEAAVEFLLPVVDEDDEGDEDEGQDDDDDDDEGDDDDEDDDDEGQDDDEDDDDDDDEGLSRW, encoded by the exons ATGGTGAGGCCGAAGCCGCAGTGGAATTTCTCCTTCCTGTGGTTGATGAggatgatggtgatggtgatgaaggtcaggatgatgatgatgatgaagatgaaggtgaggatgaggatgatgatgaag gtcTCAGCCGATGGTGAGGCCGAAGCCGCAGTGGAATTTCTCCTTCCTGTGgttgatgaggatgatgaag gtgaTGAAGATGAAGGTCAggatgatgatgacgatgatgatgaaggtgatgatgatgatgaggatgatgatgatgagg gtcaggatgatgatgaggatgatgatgatgatgatgatgaaggtcTCAGCCGATGGTGA
- the LOC131574007 gene encoding trigger factor-like isoform X10, which translates to MVRPKPQWNFSFLWLMRMMKVRVMMMMKVRMMMMMMMMMMMMMKVSADGEAEAAVEFLLPVVDEDDDEGEDEDDDEGQDDDDDDDDDEGQDDDEDDDDDDDEGLSRW; encoded by the exons ATGGTGAGGCCGAAGCCGCAGTGGAATTTCTCCTTCCTGTGgttgatgaggatgatgaaggtgagggtgatgatgatgatgaaggtcaggatgatgatgatgatgatgatgatgatgatgatgatgatgaaggtcTCAGCCGATGGTGAGGCCGAAGCCGCAGTGGAATTTCTCCTTCCTGTGGTTGATGAggatgatg atgaaggtgaggatgaggatgatgatgaaggtcaggatgatgatgatgatgatgatgatgatgaag gtcaggatgatgatgaggatgatgatgatgatgatgatgaaggtcTCAGCCGATGGTGA
- the LOC131574007 gene encoding trigger factor-like isoform X9, giving the protein MVRPKPQWNFSFLWLMRMMVRMRMMMKVRMMMMMMMMMKVSADGEAEAAVEFLLPVVDEDDEGDEDEGQDDDDDDDEGDDDDEDDDDEGQDDDEDDDDDDDEGLSRW; this is encoded by the exons ATGGTGAGGCCGAAGCCGCAGTGGAATTTCTCCTTCCTGTGGTTGATGAggatgatg gtgaggatgaggatgatgatgaaggtcaggatgatgatgatgatgatgatgatgatgaaggtcTCAGCCGATGGTGAGGCCGAAGCCGCAGTGGAATTTCTCCTTCCTGTGgttgatgaggatgatgaag gtgaTGAAGATGAAGGTCAggatgatgatgacgatgatgatgaaggtgatgatgatgatgaggatgatgatgatgagg gtcaggatgatgatgaggatgatgatgatgatgatgatgaaggtcTCAGCCGATGGTGA
- the LOC131574007 gene encoding trigger factor-like isoform X8, which yields MVRPKPQWNFSFLWLMRMMKVMKMMKMKVRMMMMMMMMMMMMVSADGEAEAAVEFLLPVVDEGDEGDGDEGQDDEDEGEDDDDEDDDDEDDEGDDDDEDDDDEGLSRW from the exons ATGGTGAGGCCGAAGCCGCAGTGGAATTTCTCCTTCCTGTGgttgatgaggatgatgaaggtgatgaagatgatgaagatgaaggtcaggatgatgatgatgatgatgatgatgatgatgatgatggtctCAGCCGATGGTGAGGCCGAAGCCGCAGTGGAATTTCTCCTTCCTGTGGTTGATGAGGGTGATGAAGGTGATGGTGATGAAGGTcaggatgatgaagatgaaggtgaggatgatgatgatgaggatgatgatgatgaggatgatgaag gtgatgatgatgatgaggatgatgatgatgagggtCTCAGCCGATGGTGA
- the LOC131574007 gene encoding trigger factor-like isoform X11: MVRPKPQWNFSFLWLMRMMKVMKMMKMKVRMMMMMMMMMMMMVSADGEAEAAVEFLLPVVDEGDEGDEDEGQDDDDDDDEGQDDDEDDDDDDDEGLSRW; this comes from the exons ATGGTGAGGCCGAAGCCGCAGTGGAATTTCTCCTTCCTGTGgttgatgaggatgatgaaggtgatgaagatgatgaagatgaaggtcaggatgatgatgatgatgatgatgatgatgatgatgatggtctCAGCCGATGGTGAGGCCGAAGCCGCAGTGGAATTTCTCCTTCCTGTGGTTGATGAGGGTGATGAAG gtgaTGAAGATGAAGGTCAggatgatgatgacgatgatgatgaag gtcaggatgatgatgaggatgatgatgatgatgatgatgaaggtcTCAGCCGATGGTGA
- the LOC131574007 gene encoding uncharacterized protein LOC131574007 isoform X4 has product MVRPKPQWNFSFLWLMRMMVMVMKVRMMMMMKMKVRMRMMMKVRMMMMMMMMMKVSADGEAEAAVEFLLPVVDEDDEGDEDEGQDDDDDDDEGQDDDEDDDDDDDEGLSRW; this is encoded by the exons ATGGTGAGGCCGAAGCCGCAGTGGAATTTCTCCTTCCTGTGGTTGATGAggatgatggtgatggtgatgaaggtcaggatgatgatgatgatgaagatgaaggtgaggatgaggatgatgatgaaggtcaggatgatgatgatgatgatgatgatgatgaaggtcTCAGCCGATGGTGAGGCCGAAGCCGCAGTGGAATTTCTCCTTCCTGTGgttgatgaggatgatgaag gtgaTGAAGATGAAGGTCAggatgatgatgacgatgatgatgaag gtcaggatgatgatgaggatgatgatgatgatgatgatgaaggtcTCAGCCGATGGTGA
- the LOC131574007 gene encoding uncharacterized protein LOC131574007 isoform X12 — protein MVRPKPQWNFSFLWLMRMMVMVMKVRMMMMMKMKVRMRMMMKVRMMMMMMMMMKVSADGEAEAAVEFLLPVVDEDDEGDDDDEDDDDEGLSRW, from the exons ATGGTGAGGCCGAAGCCGCAGTGGAATTTCTCCTTCCTGTGGTTGATGAggatgatggtgatggtgatgaaggtcaggatgatgatgatgatgaagatgaaggtgaggatgaggatgatgatgaaggtcaggatgatgatgatgatgatgatgatgatgaaggtcTCAGCCGATGGTGAGGCCGAAGCCGCAGTGGAATTTCTCCTTCCTGTGgttgatgaggatgatgaag gtgatgatgatgatgaggatgatgatgatgagggtCTCAGCCGATGGTGA
- the LOC131574007 gene encoding trigger factor-like isoform X1, whose amino-acid sequence MVRPKPQWNFSFLWLMRMMVMVMKVRMMMMMKMKVRMRMMMKVRMMMMMMMMMKVSADGEAEAAVEFLLPVVDEDDEGDEDEGQDDDDDDDEGDDDDEDDDDEGQDDDEDDDDDDDEGLSRW is encoded by the exons ATGGTGAGGCCGAAGCCGCAGTGGAATTTCTCCTTCCTGTGGTTGATGAggatgatggtgatggtgatgaaggtcaggatgatgatgatgatgaagatgaaggtgaggatgaggatgatgatgaaggtcaggatgatgatgatgatgatgatgatgatgaaggtcTCAGCCGATGGTGAGGCCGAAGCCGCAGTGGAATTTCTCCTTCCTGTGgttgatgaggatgatgaag gtgaTGAAGATGAAGGTCAggatgatgatgacgatgatgatgaaggtgatgatgatgatgaggatgatgatgatgagg gtcaggatgatgatgaggatgatgatgatgatgatgatgaaggtcTCAGCCGATGGTGA
- the LOC131574007 gene encoding trigger factor-like isoform X7: MVRPKPQWNFSFLWLMRMMMKVRMRMMMKVRMMMMMMMMMKVSADGEAEAAVEFLLPVVDEDDEGDEDEGQDDDDDDDEGDDDDEDDDDEGQDDDEDDDDDDDEGLSRW; the protein is encoded by the exons ATGGTGAGGCCGAAGCCGCAGTGGAATTTCTCCTTCCTGTGGTTGATGAggatgatg atgaaggtgaggatgaggatgatgatgaaggtcaggatgatgatgatgatgatgatgatgatgaaggtcTCAGCCGATGGTGAGGCCGAAGCCGCAGTGGAATTTCTCCTTCCTGTGgttgatgaggatgatgaag gtgaTGAAGATGAAGGTCAggatgatgatgacgatgatgatgaaggtgatgatgatgatgaggatgatgatgatgagg gtcaggatgatgatgaggatgatgatgatgatgatgatgaaggtcTCAGCCGATGGTGA
- the LOC131574007 gene encoding trigger factor-like isoform X3, with product MVRPKPQWNFSFLWLMRMMKVMKMMKMKVRMMMMMMMMMMMMVSADGEAEAAVEFLLPVVDEGDEGDGDEGQDDEDEGEDDDDEDDDDEDDEGQDDDEDDDDDDDEGLSRW from the exons ATGGTGAGGCCGAAGCCGCAGTGGAATTTCTCCTTCCTGTGgttgatgaggatgatgaaggtgatgaagatgatgaagatgaaggtcaggatgatgatgatgatgatgatgatgatgatgatgatggtctCAGCCGATGGTGAGGCCGAAGCCGCAGTGGAATTTCTCCTTCCTGTGGTTGATGAGGGTGATGAAGGTGATGGTGATGAAGGTcaggatgatgaagatgaaggtgaggatgatgatgatgaggatgatgatgatgaggatgatgaag gtcaggatgatgatgaggatgatgatgatgatgatgatgaaggtcTCAGCCGATGGTGA
- the LOC131574007 gene encoding trigger factor-like isoform X5, translating to MVRPKPQWNFSFLWLMRMMKVMKMMKMKVRMMMMMMMMMMMMVSADGEAEAAVEFLLPVVDEGDEGDEDEGQDDDDDDDEGDDDDEDDDDEGQDDDEDDDDDDDEGLSRW from the exons ATGGTGAGGCCGAAGCCGCAGTGGAATTTCTCCTTCCTGTGgttgatgaggatgatgaaggtgatgaagatgatgaagatgaaggtcaggatgatgatgatgatgatgatgatgatgatgatgatggtctCAGCCGATGGTGAGGCCGAAGCCGCAGTGGAATTTCTCCTTCCTGTGGTTGATGAGGGTGATGAAG gtgaTGAAGATGAAGGTCAggatgatgatgacgatgatgatgaaggtgatgatgatgatgaggatgatgatgatgagg gtcaggatgatgatgaggatgatgatgatgatgatgatgaaggtcTCAGCCGATGGTGA